A single window of Chloracidobacterium sp. DNA harbors:
- a CDS encoding metallophosphoesterase — protein MTIATPKRIKLSERINAYVASEAPLRAIAGNWSKKAKLAMDEATSLSLERVEIRLKRLPKRLDGFKIIHLSDIHHSPFTGLEHIERVVKVANRLRPDMFLLTGDYVSHEREYIAPVAAALAQLKAKFGIYACLGNHDHWTDADLVTHMFRGEGVKMLVNEGLRIEARGSTFWLAGVDDYMVGKTDVAAAMRGSFPDEMKLLLAHNPIIFRQSVRAGIDLTLSGHTHGGQIKIRDAEKRILRRRKLSSGLHSRKDAQVYITRGIGTVVLPVRYQCPPEISMLELRTAE, from the coding sequence ATGACGATCGCCACGCCAAAACGGATCAAGTTGTCCGAACGCATAAACGCCTACGTTGCCTCCGAGGCACCGTTGCGAGCGATCGCGGGTAATTGGTCAAAAAAGGCAAAGCTCGCGATGGATGAGGCGACGAGTCTGTCGCTCGAGCGTGTCGAGATCCGGTTAAAGCGTTTGCCGAAGCGTCTTGACGGATTTAAGATAATCCACCTTTCCGACATTCACCATAGCCCCTTTACCGGCCTTGAGCATATTGAGCGTGTCGTAAAGGTAGCCAATCGATTGCGTCCGGATATGTTTCTGCTGACCGGCGATTACGTCTCGCACGAACGCGAATATATCGCTCCGGTCGCTGCCGCACTCGCCCAATTGAAGGCAAAATTTGGAATTTACGCTTGTCTCGGCAATCACGACCATTGGACGGACGCCGATCTCGTCACCCATATGTTTCGCGGCGAAGGCGTAAAAATGCTTGTCAATGAAGGCTTACGTATCGAGGCTCGGGGCTCGACCTTCTGGCTCGCGGGCGTCGATGATTATATGGTCGGCAAGACCGATGTCGCGGCCGCGATGCGCGGCTCGTTTCCGGATGAAATGAAACTGCTTTTGGCTCACAATCCGATCATCTTTCGTCAATCGGTCCGGGCCGGTATCGATCTGACACTTAGCGGCCATACTCACGGCGGTCAGATCAAGATCCGTGACGCGGAAAAGCGTATTTTGCGACGACGCAAGCTCTCAAGCGGACTCCATAGCCGCAAGGACGCTCAGGTCTATATCACTCGGGGCATTGGCACAGTTGTGCTTCCGGTCCGCTATCAGTGCCCGCCCGAAATCTCAATGTTGGAGCTGCGAACGGCAGAATGA
- a CDS encoding TonB-dependent receptor, producing MLARISTVLFTATILLAICTLAALGQDLDDVTVSGRVTDSNGLAVVGATVAVTLGETGVARTIITDDDGRYRFLKLKPGTYKIKVTADGFGPQETPDIATISAQNVAKDFTLRPADVRAEQVVTVTEDSGPPVDTTRTIVGGTIAEREIEEIPNTSRNPLDLVLTLGGTSEEQLSTSGLAEDRGANPSSAPLEQGNFSISGGTAYSNNITIDGLDNNDDRSSRDRFQPSLEAIAEVQVISNQFSAEYGRASGGRVNLRTRAGGKRLRGRAFFFYRDDALNANSWYNNSRAIPRPDLREMVPGFSLSGPVFIPKLYNGKARTFFATTYEFTKLDDTTLIDTYIPVIANPRYTLPTPTGTTQFCDNASPLACTATPPTAGFMQQYSALYSTPNKNHVWTARVDHRLFKNNDLTFAIQFAKRTNRRTNGSSTTRLENAFQEKNNNTIAYNITDNHVFGARAVNQFRAQWSKYQPSFQTASPLDPVVLVGFRSPVTNGVQTLIAGNSTTSTSQNFADSRTETRWQFQDSLTYLWKNHTFKMGVDMQDVNSAVFGLGDATGTFNFGNVLQYSTNQVTRYRQNFGTRQAVKNRYYGFFFNDEFKPWSNVTVSAGLRYERETAVTDKNNFGPRLGVAWDPFKKGKGVIRFGTGIFYNRVLLRTVGDSIQNSGGTLVAFDSNTIGTSASDSRRTFILNAIAANFPNSYATVDQLRNLVTTVCPTVPSPLGPCNANTGFSIGNLSSAGNPLRSVDADLKIPESYQFNVGFEREIFKGWVFEANYTWNKTARLWRDSNPNAPRLPAGFTDWTQWLLGNTFVLTNQNGTTTRTYSFVLGANNDPSGVSGTCSFTATSSCVVNLNSISTSSTAPGAAVTGTNGNSTGGPVGIALAAIAQFRPDQTVEETSRIGSRGNAFYNGIILELRSRYRKLGAGFGANFRFVYTLSSTKDDGLNNTANAEVNGDFSREWARSLQDRRHRLAWSGSFDTPYWFGKLRFSPLLRWGSSAPFNLSGGGTDRNLDDVSTDRLNFNGSLSDIRYREPGSPVPTALLAQFSLQPIGSKSGNLRRNAGTGPNLFTFDLNVTREFKAGERIRIRPVIEFNNIFNASVFSYGSEYINFQALSATQTPTQQLARDNFLVPTRTYRQRDIRLGVRFDF from the coding sequence ATGCTAGCTAGAATCTCGACAGTTTTGTTTACGGCCACGATATTGCTGGCCATTTGTACGTTGGCGGCACTCGGCCAGGACCTCGATGACGTAACCGTTAGCGGCCGTGTCACTGATTCGAACGGCCTGGCGGTCGTAGGTGCTACGGTTGCGGTCACGCTCGGTGAAACCGGCGTTGCACGAACTATTATCACTGACGATGACGGGCGATACCGCTTTTTGAAGCTCAAGCCCGGCACGTACAAGATCAAGGTCACTGCCGACGGATTTGGTCCTCAAGAGACTCCGGACATCGCTACGATATCAGCACAAAATGTGGCTAAGGACTTTACTCTCCGCCCGGCCGACGTGCGTGCAGAGCAAGTCGTAACGGTGACCGAAGACAGCGGTCCGCCGGTCGACACTACGCGAACGATAGTCGGCGGCACGATTGCCGAACGTGAGATCGAAGAGATACCTAATACATCACGCAACCCGCTCGATCTCGTACTTACATTGGGCGGCACGTCCGAGGAGCAACTCTCGACCAGTGGCCTCGCCGAGGACCGGGGAGCCAACCCGAGTTCGGCGCCGCTTGAGCAGGGCAATTTCTCGATTTCAGGCGGAACGGCGTATTCAAACAATATTACGATCGACGGCCTTGATAATAACGACGACCGTTCGTCACGTGACCGCTTTCAGCCTTCGCTCGAGGCGATCGCTGAGGTCCAGGTCATCTCTAATCAGTTTTCGGCTGAATACGGTCGAGCATCGGGCGGCCGCGTTAATCTTAGAACGCGTGCCGGCGGCAAGAGACTTCGCGGACGAGCATTTTTCTTTTACCGCGATGATGCTCTGAACGCCAACAGTTGGTACAACAACAGCCGTGCGATCCCCCGGCCTGACCTACGCGAGATGGTGCCGGGATTTTCGCTTAGCGGCCCGGTCTTTATTCCTAAGTTATACAATGGCAAGGCTCGAACGTTTTTTGCAACAACATACGAATTTACGAAGCTCGACGACACGACACTGATCGATACGTATATACCGGTCATTGCGAATCCGCGTTATACGCTACCGACGCCGACCGGCACGACGCAGTTTTGTGACAACGCTTCGCCGCTCGCGTGTACGGCGACGCCGCCGACCGCAGGATTTATGCAGCAGTACTCGGCATTGTATTCGACGCCCAATAAGAATCACGTCTGGACGGCGAGAGTGGACCATCGATTGTTCAAAAACAACGATCTTACATTTGCGATCCAATTTGCAAAGCGTACTAACCGCCGCACTAACGGCAGTTCGACGACCCGTTTGGAGAACGCATTTCAGGAAAAGAACAACAATACGATCGCCTATAACATTACGGATAATCACGTTTTCGGTGCGAGAGCGGTAAATCAGTTTAGGGCTCAATGGTCGAAATACCAGCCAAGCTTCCAGACGGCAAGCCCGCTGGATCCGGTGGTATTGGTCGGATTCCGAAGCCCCGTTACCAATGGTGTCCAGACACTGATCGCCGGCAACTCGACGACCAGCACATCCCAGAATTTTGCCGATTCACGAACTGAAACTCGATGGCAGTTTCAGGACTCGCTGACCTACTTATGGAAAAATCACACGTTCAAAATGGGCGTGGATATGCAAGATGTTAACTCGGCTGTATTCGGACTTGGCGATGCTACCGGAACATTTAATTTCGGAAACGTGCTGCAGTATTCGACCAACCAGGTAACGCGTTATCGTCAGAATTTCGGCACCAGGCAAGCCGTTAAGAATCGCTACTACGGATTCTTCTTCAACGACGAATTTAAGCCTTGGTCGAATGTCACGGTCAGTGCGGGCCTTCGCTACGAGCGTGAAACTGCTGTTACGGACAAAAACAATTTTGGCCCCAGACTCGGCGTCGCTTGGGATCCTTTCAAAAAGGGCAAGGGCGTGATCCGATTTGGAACCGGTATTTTCTATAACCGCGTACTGCTCCGCACCGTCGGTGACTCGATCCAGAACAGCGGCGGTACCTTGGTGGCATTTGACTCGAACACCATCGGCACATCAGCGTCGGACAGCAGGCGAACATTTATCCTGAACGCGATCGCCGCGAATTTTCCAAACAGCTACGCGACTGTTGACCAGTTGCGAAACCTTGTGACGACCGTATGTCCGACAGTGCCGTCGCCGCTCGGTCCGTGCAATGCGAATACCGGATTTTCGATCGGCAACCTTTCGTCGGCGGGCAATCCGCTCCGTTCGGTCGACGCCGACCTGAAGATACCGGAGAGCTATCAGTTTAACGTAGGTTTTGAACGTGAAATCTTTAAGGGTTGGGTGTTTGAGGCAAATTACACCTGGAACAAGACGGCCAGACTGTGGCGCGACTCTAACCCGAATGCACCGCGTCTGCCGGCGGGATTTACCGATTGGACACAGTGGCTGTTGGGGAACACATTCGTCCTGACCAACCAGAACGGCACCACGACCCGTACGTACAGTTTCGTCCTCGGGGCAAATAATGACCCGTCCGGCGTTAGCGGCACTTGCAGCTTTACGGCGACGAGTTCGTGTGTGGTCAATCTCAATTCGATCAGCACGTCATCGACCGCTCCGGGAGCGGCCGTCACGGGTACGAACGGCAACTCGACGGGCGGACCGGTCGGCATCGCACTTGCGGCGATCGCTCAGTTTCGCCCCGACCAGACGGTCGAAGAAACGTCGCGGATCGGTTCGCGAGGAAATGCCTTCTATAACGGCATCATACTCGAACTCCGAAGCCGCTACCGCAAACTCGGCGCAGGATTTGGAGCTAATTTCCGCTTTGTTTACACGCTCTCGAGCACAAAGGACGACGGGCTGAATAACACGGCCAATGCTGAGGTCAACGGTGACTTTAGCCGCGAGTGGGCACGCAGCCTGCAGGATCGACGGCATCGGCTAGCTTGGTCTGGTTCGTTCGACACGCCGTATTGGTTTGGCAAGCTTCGGTTCTCGCCGCTGCTTCGCTGGGGCAGTTCGGCACCGTTTAATCTGAGTGGCGGCGGTACGGATCGTAACCTTGACGACGTTAGTACAGATCGTCTCAATTTCAACGGATCACTGAGCGACATTCGTTACAGAGAGCCGGGTTCGCCGGTTCCTACCGCATTACTCGCTCAGTTCTCACTACAGCCGATCGGATCGAAGAGCGGTAATCTGCGGCGCAATGCCGGAACCGGCCCGAATCTATTTACCTTTGACCTGAACGTCACTCGTGAATTCAAGGCCGGCGAGCGGATCCGCATTCGGCCGGTGATCGAGTTTAATAATATTTTCAATGCCTCGGTTTTCTCATACGGAAGTGAGTACATCAATTTCCAGGCATTGAGTGCGACACAGACCCCGACTCAGCAACTCGCACGGGACAATTTTCTTGTACCGACGCGAACATATCGGCAGCGTGACATCCGGCTTGGCGTCAGATTCGATTTCTGA
- a CDS encoding helix-turn-helix transcriptional regulator gives MKKRVKTYTISAVAEMYEIHPQTLRLYEREGLLLPSRSVGNTRLYEDSDLERLEIILSLTRELGVNLAGVEIILNMREKMDEMRREFERFFGYLKDHANEFAAHNASFSSTEALIPISRARVIRIRETHSSED, from the coding sequence ATGAAGAAGCGAGTTAAGACATACACGATCAGTGCGGTCGCTGAGATGTACGAGATACATCCGCAGACGCTTCGCCTGTATGAGCGCGAGGGTCTGCTGCTGCCGTCACGTTCGGTGGGAAATACGAGACTCTACGAAGACTCGGATCTCGAGCGGCTTGAGATAATTTTGTCGCTGACTCGCGAGTTGGGCGTCAATCTCGCCGGCGTCGAGATCATCCTCAATATGCGTGAAAAGATGGACGAGATGCGGCGAGAGTTTGAAAGATTCTTTGGCTATCTTAAGGATCACGCCAATGAATTTGCCGCCCACAACGCTTCATTTTCGTCGACCGAAGCACTTATCCCTATCTCTCGTGCGCGTGTGATCCGCATACGCGAAACGCATTCGTCCGAAGACTGA
- a CDS encoding PD40 domain-containing protein — MRSIKYHIALIFAASVLSTAAYSQATNELVSRSTDGKSVGTFYDSTAPVIGGTGEDEGRFVAFISSAKGLGGSLGKYRQIIWRDRKTGETRLVSRGMNGVEGNQNSFAPAISADGMAIAYESYATNLVPIDTNGVRDIFVWNAKTGTTTAVSTGPGEIETNSESFEPTISGNGRFIAYTSGASNITPGVEGTSTVNVYLKDMLSGSTKLITIDPKTKKGVGGSRPSISEDGSKLAFYSFASTLAEGDKNNLWDIFIYEAGNPKLRRISLTQSGSDRDQGTESSSRVVSPSISGDGRRVAYATTAANMVGNDTNKLQDVFVTDTTGGNVVRASTAALGSQGDGDSPIGQGEKIAITYNGSLVAFNTNAKNLGGNLVVRHVAAGETIAVSRDLTSAVGTPAISRTGKCVIYGSNKRLDPKFASSGIFVTCTTK, encoded by the coding sequence ATGAGATCAATTAAGTATCACATCGCCCTAATCTTTGCCGCGTCGGTGCTTTCGACCGCGGCCTACTCTCAGGCAACTAATGAACTGGTGAGCCGCAGTACGGACGGCAAGTCGGTCGGTACATTTTACGACTCGACCGCCCCGGTTATCGGCGGCACCGGAGAGGATGAGGGCCGATTTGTGGCATTCATCTCGAGCGCAAAGGGCTTAGGCGGTTCGCTTGGCAAATATCGGCAGATAATCTGGCGAGACCGTAAAACCGGCGAAACACGTTTGGTCAGTAGAGGTATGAACGGTGTCGAGGGCAATCAAAACAGCTTCGCACCGGCGATCTCGGCGGATGGAATGGCGATCGCATATGAGTCATACGCGACCAATCTTGTGCCGATCGACACAAACGGCGTTCGAGACATTTTTGTTTGGAATGCGAAAACGGGTACTACCACGGCGGTAAGCACAGGACCCGGTGAGATCGAGACCAACTCCGAGAGCTTTGAACCGACGATCTCGGGTAATGGCCGATTTATCGCATACACGTCCGGCGCGAGTAATATAACGCCGGGTGTCGAGGGCACAAGTACGGTAAATGTTTACTTAAAAGATATGCTCAGCGGCTCGACGAAATTGATCACCATCGACCCAAAAACAAAGAAGGGCGTAGGCGGTTCGCGGCCTTCGATCTCGGAAGACGGATCGAAACTCGCGTTTTACTCATTTGCCTCGACACTCGCCGAAGGCGACAAAAACAATCTCTGGGACATATTTATATACGAAGCGGGCAATCCGAAACTCAGGCGTATCAGCCTAACGCAATCGGGATCTGACCGCGATCAAGGCACTGAGAGCTCAAGCCGCGTGGTGTCGCCGTCTATCTCAGGCGATGGGCGCCGCGTAGCGTATGCGACGACGGCCGCGAATATGGTCGGCAACGATACCAATAAACTGCAGGATGTATTCGTCACCGACACCACCGGCGGGAATGTGGTGCGAGCCAGTACGGCGGCACTTGGCTCGCAAGGCGACGGCGACAGTCCGATCGGCCAGGGCGAAAAGATCGCGATCACATACAACGGCAGCCTTGTTGCCTTTAATACAAACGCCAAAAATCTCGGCGGAAATCTCGTGGTTCGGCACGTTGCCGCCGGTGAGACAATAGCGGTCTCCAGAGACCTGACATCCGCGGTCGGCACACCGGCGATCTCGCGGACCGGCAAGTGTGTTATCTACGGCTCAAACAAACGTCTGGATCCGAAATTCGCATCGTCCGGTATTTTCGTTACTTGCACGACCAAATAG
- the dnaJ gene encoding molecular chaperone DnaJ codes for MAKKDYYHLLGVKKDAKADEIKKAYRRLARKHHPDVNPGDTASEDKFKEVQEAYDVLSDDKKRKVFDHFGYYADNLDINSPYGAGGGSPGGGAAGYDFSGFDFSTGAGQSGGGSSFKDIFSDFFGGGGTGARPQPDPPRAMPKKGRDIEIPLALSFEEAFSGLTTNITVSRSEQCSRCHGAGDTGGPVVNCPTCKGSGQVMRSGGRLQFSQGCTDCEGTGRRRQPCSLCSGKGVTPKSEQVKVKIPAGVDTGSRVRIPKKGHGGRLGAEPGDLFILTNVGKHKFLERKGDNVYITVPITVPEAALGTKIEVPTVEGKAQLKVPSGTESGQKFRLRERGFPSLRNPSLRGDQFVEVKIMLPRILSEETKEVLRQFEKLNPENPRKVIGLE; via the coding sequence ATGGCAAAAAAGGACTATTACCATTTACTTGGCGTAAAAAAGGATGCAAAGGCTGACGAGATCAAAAAAGCCTATCGCCGCCTTGCGCGAAAGCATCACCCGGACGTAAACCCGGGCGATACGGCGTCTGAGGACAAGTTCAAGGAGGTTCAGGAGGCTTACGACGTTTTGTCCGACGATAAAAAGCGTAAGGTCTTTGACCACTTTGGATACTACGCCGACAATCTGGACATCAATTCGCCGTATGGAGCGGGCGGCGGTTCACCGGGCGGCGGTGCCGCGGGTTATGATTTTTCAGGATTTGATTTTTCGACCGGAGCCGGCCAATCGGGCGGCGGATCGAGTTTCAAAGATATCTTTTCGGACTTTTTTGGCGGCGGAGGCACAGGTGCCCGCCCCCAACCTGACCCGCCGCGGGCTATGCCCAAAAAAGGCCGCGATATCGAGATACCGCTTGCGTTGAGTTTCGAAGAGGCATTTTCGGGACTGACGACCAACATCACCGTGAGCCGCTCAGAGCAGTGCTCTAGGTGCCATGGTGCGGGCGACACGGGTGGCCCGGTGGTCAATTGTCCTACCTGTAAGGGCAGCGGGCAAGTGATGCGATCCGGCGGCCGTCTGCAGTTTTCTCAAGGCTGCACCGACTGTGAAGGTACCGGACGCCGTCGCCAACCGTGCAGCTTATGCAGTGGCAAGGGCGTGACGCCAAAGAGTGAGCAGGTCAAGGTCAAGATACCCGCCGGCGTCGATACGGGCTCGCGCGTACGGATCCCCAAAAAGGGACACGGCGGTCGATTAGGTGCCGAACCGGGCGATCTTTTTATCCTGACCAACGTCGGAAAGCATAAGTTCCTCGAGCGGAAGGGCGATAACGTTTATATTACGGTGCCGATCACGGTGCCTGAGGCAGCACTCGGTACCAAGATCGAAGTACCGACCGTCGAGGGCAAGGCTCAATTAAAAGTGCCGTCCGGAACGGAGTCGGGCCAGAAATTCAGATTACGTGAACGCGGTTTTCCGTCGTTGAGAAACCCGAGCCTGCGTGGAGATCAGTTTGTCGAGGTAAAGATAATGCTGCCGCGCATACTGTCCGAAGAAACCAAGGAAGTCTTGCGGCAGTTTGAAAAGCTAAATCCGGAAAATCCCAGAAAGGTCATTGGTTTAGAATGA
- a CDS encoding tyrosine--tRNA ligase: MTIDEQIEFLQKGTIDVIREEDLRKKLERSAKSGKPLRIKLGLDPTAPDIHLGHTVVIRKLKAFQDLGHTVIFLIGDFTGMIGDPSGKNVTRPPLSREEINTNAETYKRQMFKLLDPDKTELRFNGEWLDKLTAADFVKLCAKTTVRQILERDDFTKRMAEEKPISLHELLYPLVQGYDSVALEADVELGGTDQKFNLLMGRNLQREFGQEPQVIITTPLLEGLDGVNKMSKSLNNYIGIDEAAGEMFGKVMSISDELMWKYYELLTDLNPTEIADLRAQIEAGENPRNLKVALAKLIVKDFHSQADADAAEDEFIKRFVQKEVPDEIDEKTVAAGTYQLAQLLADAGLAGSKGEARRLIEQGGVKVNGEKAVAGTDVTIGSDGVLFQVGKRKFLKLVSEAPA, from the coding sequence ATGACCATTGACGAACAAATAGAGTTTCTCCAAAAAGGCACGATCGATGTCATCCGTGAGGAAGACCTGCGTAAAAAGCTCGAGCGTAGTGCAAAATCAGGTAAGCCGCTACGCATCAAACTCGGGCTTGACCCTACCGCACCAGATATTCATCTCGGGCACACGGTCGTGATCCGTAAGCTTAAGGCGTTTCAGGACCTCGGGCATACTGTAATTTTCCTGATCGGAGACTTTACCGGAATGATCGGCGACCCTTCGGGCAAGAACGTAACCCGACCGCCTCTGTCGCGTGAAGAAATAAATACGAACGCGGAGACGTATAAGCGCCAGATGTTCAAGCTGCTCGATCCGGATAAGACGGAGTTGCGATTTAACGGCGAGTGGCTGGATAAACTCACGGCCGCGGATTTCGTCAAGCTCTGCGCCAAAACTACGGTCAGACAGATCCTCGAGCGCGATGATTTTACCAAGCGAATGGCCGAGGAAAAACCCATCTCGCTCCACGAATTGCTTTACCCTCTGGTCCAGGGCTACGACTCGGTCGCACTCGAGGCAGATGTCGAACTCGGCGGGACCGACCAGAAATTCAACCTTCTGATGGGCCGCAATCTTCAGCGTGAATTCGGCCAGGAACCCCAGGTCATCATCACGACACCACTGCTTGAGGGACTCGACGGCGTCAACAAGATGTCCAAATCGCTCAATAACTACATCGGTATCGATGAGGCGGCGGGCGAGATGTTTGGCAAGGTGATGTCGATCTCCGACGAACTGATGTGGAAATACTACGAGCTGCTGACGGACCTCAACCCGACTGAAATTGCAGATTTGAGAGCTCAAATCGAAGCGGGCGAAAATCCACGCAATCTTAAGGTCGCTCTGGCCAAACTTATCGTTAAGGATTTTCATTCGCAGGCAGATGCCGACGCCGCTGAAGATGAGTTTATAAAGCGTTTCGTCCAAAAAGAAGTTCCTGACGAGATCGACGAAAAGACGGTCGCAGCGGGAACATACCAGTTGGCGCAGTTGCTTGCGGATGCCGGACTCGCCGGGTCAAAGGGCGAGGCTCGCCGCCTGATCGAACAGGGCGGAGTCAAGGTGAACGGCGAAAAAGCCGTTGCCGGTACCGATGTGACCATAGGGTCCGACGGTGTATTGTTCCAGGTCGGAAAACGCAAATTTCTCAAATTAGTGTCGGAAGCGCCCGCGTAG
- the dnaK gene encoding molecular chaperone DnaK, which yields MSKIIGIDLGTTNSVVAVMEGGEPVVITNSEGGRTTPSVVAFTKDGNRLVGQVAKRQAVTNPENTLYSIKRFMGRQFGEVSEEIKQVPYKVDKGGNGDVSINVDGKHYSPPEIAAMVLQKLKQSAEDYLGSKVEKAVITVPAYFNDAQRQATKDAGKIAGLEVLRIVNEPTAAALAYGLDKKKDEIIAVFDFGGGTFDISVLEVGEGVVEVKSTNGDTHLGGDDVDEVLVGWIIDEFKKDQGIDLHNDKMALQRLKEAAEKAKVELSSAMETEINLPFITADAAGPKHLVTKLTRSKFEQLVEPILKRLMPPVEQAIKDAGLTAKDIEEIVLVGGSTRIPKVQEMVKEFFGKETNKSVNPDEVVALGAAVQAGVLGGEKTDILLLDVTPLSLGIETLGGVSTPMIQKNTTIPTRKSEIFSTASDNQTSVEVHVIQGERPLASDNKTLGKFHLVGIPPAPRGVPQVEVTFDIDANGIVNVSAKDVGTGREQKITITSSSGLSKEEIDKMMKDAESHAGEDEKKKAAIEARNRLDNLVYSVDKTLGENKDKVDEASVAEIESAIADSKTALAGEDAEAMDNAFERLQTASHKLAEAIYSQAAAPGAEGAADEQASTAAAGADDETTAAADDNVIDAEYVDVEDENKK from the coding sequence ATGAGCAAAATCATAGGTATCGATCTTGGAACGACAAATTCGGTGGTCGCCGTAATGGAAGGCGGAGAACCGGTCGTTATTACAAATTCAGAGGGCGGACGCACGACACCGTCGGTCGTCGCCTTTACAAAGGACGGTAATCGTCTGGTCGGCCAGGTCGCTAAGCGACAGGCCGTGACGAATCCGGAGAACACGCTTTACTCGATCAAACGCTTTATGGGCCGCCAATTCGGCGAGGTCAGCGAAGAGATCAAGCAGGTTCCGTATAAGGTTGACAAGGGCGGCAACGGCGACGTCAGCATCAATGTTGACGGCAAGCATTACAGCCCGCCTGAGATCGCGGCAATGGTGTTGCAGAAACTCAAGCAGTCGGCCGAGGACTATCTAGGCTCGAAGGTCGAAAAGGCTGTTATCACGGTTCCGGCATATTTTAACGACGCTCAGCGTCAGGCGACCAAGGACGCCGGTAAGATCGCAGGGCTCGAAGTTCTGCGTATCGTCAACGAACCGACGGCAGCAGCACTGGCATACGGCCTGGACAAGAAAAAGGATGAGATCATCGCCGTATTCGACTTTGGCGGCGGTACATTTGATATATCGGTGCTCGAAGTTGGCGAAGGCGTGGTCGAGGTCAAATCGACCAATGGCGACACGCACCTTGGTGGTGACGACGTTGACGAAGTGCTGGTCGGCTGGATCATCGATGAATTTAAGAAAGATCAGGGCATTGACCTGCATAACGACAAAATGGCTCTCCAGCGTCTGAAAGAGGCGGCTGAAAAGGCAAAGGTCGAACTTTCAAGCGCGATGGAGACCGAGATCAACCTGCCGTTTATCACGGCGGATGCGGCCGGCCCCAAGCACCTAGTGACCAAGCTGACGCGTTCGAAGTTTGAGCAGTTGGTTGAGCCGATCCTCAAGCGACTTATGCCGCCGGTAGAGCAAGCGATCAAGGATGCGGGGCTGACGGCGAAGGATATCGAGGAGATCGTGCTCGTCGGCGGTTCGACGCGTATCCCCAAGGTCCAGGAGATGGTCAAAGAATTCTTCGGCAAAGAGACGAATAAGTCCGTCAACCCGGACGAGGTCGTTGCTCTCGGAGCAGCGGTCCAGGCCGGTGTTTTGGGCGGTGAGAAGACGGACATTCTGCTGCTTGACGTGACGCCGCTCAGCCTGGGTATCGAGACTCTTGGTGGTGTTTCGACGCCGATGATCCAGAAGAATACGACGATCCCGACTCGCAAGTCTGAGATCTTTTCGACCGCGTCGGACAATCAGACGTCGGTCGAGGTTCACGTCATACAGGGTGAGAGGCCATTGGCGTCTGACAATAAGACGCTCGGCAAGTTTCATCTTGTCGGCATTCCCCCGGCACCGCGCGGCGTACCGCAGGTCGAAGTAACGTTTGATATCGATGCTAACGGAATCGTAAACGTGTCGGCCAAGGACGTCGGTACCGGACGCGAACAGAAGATCACGATCACATCATCGTCGGGCCTTTCGAAGGAAGAGATCGATAAGATGATGAAGGACGCCGAAAGCCACGCGGGCGAGGATGAAAAGAAGAAGGCGGCTATTGAGGCACGCAATCGTCTGGACAACCTCGTGTACAGTGTCGATAAGACGCTTGGCGAAAACAAGGATAAGGTCGATGAGGCCTCAGTCGCTGAGATCGAATCGGCGATCGCTGATTCGAAGACCGCGCTTGCCGGCGAAGATGCGGAAGCTATGGATAACGCCTTTGAACGTCTGCAGACTGCGTCGCACAAGTTGGCTGAGGCGATCTACAGTCAGGCTGCGGCACCGGGAGCAGAAGGTGCGGCAGATGAGCAGGCCTCGACGGCAGCGGCGGGTGCCGACGACGAGACCACTGCGGCGGCCGATGACAACGTCATCGACGCTGAGTATGTCGACGTCGAAGACGAAAATAAGAAGTAA
- a CDS encoding CDP-alcohol phosphatidyltransferase family protein translates to MSGSIPSSRILTIPNILTFIRMGLIPVFASMLYYGKVEWALIIFVLAGISDGIDGFIARRFGQESELGTIIDPIADKLLMTVAFIVLTLPNVLPQTRHLPIPFWVTAAVIGRDVLIVTVAAAINVMTGFRGFKPSWLGKASTFVQVVAVTLVLAAAVTGIHIHLPTTYFIVALFAALSGVHYVFHVARLMREAESTEPESDVRT, encoded by the coding sequence ATGAGCGGCTCAATTCCATCTTCAAGAATTCTCACGATCCCTAACATTCTGACATTTATCAGAATGGGTCTGATACCTGTATTTGCGAGTATGCTGTACTACGGCAAGGTCGAGTGGGCACTGATCATTTTTGTGCTCGCGGGCATTTCGGATGGGATCGACGGTTTTATCGCACGTCGTTTCGGGCAGGAATCCGAACTCGGGACCATCATCGACCCCATCGCCGACAAACTATTGATGACGGTTGCGTTCATTGTACTGACGCTGCCGAACGTGCTGCCGCAAACGAGGCATTTGCCGATACCGTTCTGGGTAACGGCGGCGGTCATCGGCCGCGACGTTTTGATCGTCACCGTCGCCGCGGCAATTAATGTAATGACCGGTTTTCGTGGGTTTAAGCCGTCGTGGCTCGGCAAAGCCAGCACTTTTGTGCAGGTAGTGGCCGTGACGCTCGTCCTCGCGGCGGCGGTCACGGGTATCCACATACATTTGCCGACGACATATTTCATCGTCGCACTATTTGCCGCGCTGTCAGGCGTGCATTACGTATTTCACGTTGCACGCCTGATGCGTGAGGCCGAATCCACAGAGCCCGAAAGTGATGTCCGAACTTAG